Part of the Myxocyprinus asiaticus isolate MX2 ecotype Aquarium Trade chromosome 17, UBuf_Myxa_2, whole genome shotgun sequence genome, ataacatacacataaaattgctaaaaaatgaataaactcttatttagcactatatttacacaatttcacactaaactttaacttataataatataaaaatataaaataatattgtatttaaaattgcaggtagcagtttcttctgatttctgtttagtcatcaaattttagtaatttattttcacatgaagtgattgttaatatattaggatgaaggaaataacagtacacatagTAGTCCAGCAACtatggatggcatgtgcgcattaacaaattgcattttctaaaaaaatacagaataaaaccaattgtacatacagtgcatagcgAGTAAGACATTTCCTTAAAGCACACGTGAAACGcttctactttgaagttgcactcacatgcTCGTGTGGACCCAGCACGAGCAGCAATCCccagacagtttaaatggcctggattaccttcttggattgtcacggagtgaccTTCATGATttatgaatcagaggaacttttgatcctgatcctgaagttttgattctggctgatagaatatgcgtttcagaggaagatattagatgagtgctcaacgggaagaaaacgctggattttcgtgaggttcatgaattacatctgtttaaacgagatattcacatatttgcagacaggctatataatattagttttattgatatttgcctttttatcattagaaaagaaagttaaaagtgacagggaactgctgaagAGAGGCTGATACGTGCTTCAGAGATAAATAAATGAGCGCACCATAGAatactggatctgctgaagttgtgtgaggctggtttattacatctgtttaaatgaggtatgtgcatatttgcagatggtctatgatattagttttattgatatttgcctttttatcattagacaagacagttaaaagttacaggaaactgttcaggagagagggagaatgaaacaagcgagcactttaacattatgagctcaaatgcgtctgccgtggctctgatatgcggaccgttcaaataagactgtgttgcacatcggtctattattgtagtaacacgatggcacataacaacaaagcgaaccgtgactggtcatttacatgtctcagtcgcttcacatgcaagcaggtgattctccgCACACTCAAGaaacaaacaggaaaatgtatcggccaatgccgataatgaaaaaattcagaatatcagCCAATATATCAGCCGATTTATCAGCCGATATATCAGCCGATTTATCAGCCGATTTATCAGCCGATTTATCAGCCTCGGcaatatatcagtcgaccactatttTTTCAGTTGTATTGttgttttctttaataaagcCCTGTTATTGTTGcctctctgcatttgggtccatTCCTTACAAACTGTGACATTAGGCACTTCCACCATTCGGTCAAATGGTTACCGTTGTTAAACTGTGCTGTACTGATTCAGGCTTATTGACACTTattccactgtggtgctgtgaTATCAGGATTAGAATGAACTGACTAGGCAAGTGACCAATTAGTCGCCAAGTAACTAAAGCCATTCCATCAGCACGGTTCTCCTCTCCTGAATATGCTTAGTTAACCGTGCTGAGAAATCCGGGAAGGGAACGGTTTTAATCATACCATACCGAATCGTGTTCAATTGGAAATCCTACTGGAACCATTACTTACAgtgctcagaaccattcggcCTGAAGGTAGAAAAAAGCCTAATCTGTTTGGTGTTGCTAGCAGCACAGAAAATAGActtttcaactttaaaaataCAAGTAAAATGTAGAAAAAACCCAGCTTACATCAGTAAGTGACAATGCAGTAGCAGAATAGCCTTTTCTGCTGGAGAGTTCCGACCCATAAGTATCATCATCAGAATCTACGCCTTCATCCTGGACATTGAAAACATTATAAACAAACTAACCCTaaagtaaacaataacaaagtgaTATTTCAAGTGCTGCAGCagtataaattatatttgttgtaTGAATGGCAGCACACCTCCCAAGCATCTGCAGTGTAAGAGGGAGTTGTGGAAGCCTCAACTGAAGTATCCAAAAAAGATGTTGGATGTTTATTacctaaaaaataaatagcacAAACCAGATTTAAATCCCTTATAATTAAACTAAACCCAACCAATCAAGTCTACTGTGAAAAAGCTTACAGGCTTAGCCTGAGTTTTAGTCAACATAGACCATACACATAATACTAGGTGTGTCAATGTATGTTGAACATTACTTCTCAAATATCAGCACCTTAGGGCACCGATACAATTAGAAATCAGACACTATTTCATGATTAAAGCTAACAATGTGGTGAAACTGCATACAAAACATAGTaaaaatcagggactaaaaacggttcaaggaatgaacaaaaacacagaaaacgaACAACATTTTTTGTAGAATGTCACCGAAAataggaacaaagtccctttcaattgttctggagtgaaaatgtaatttttaaatgcaggttggttgtttctcttgtgagatcttgcaacactgcaactggtatatcacccacccttagcacagagtactgtcattttaaaaaataacactGTTAACCTTTCTTTAATTTCATTCTTTTCTAACCAGTTACCAATTAGAAAGGAGGCATCGCaatgccggtgttatggatcaactggggatcatgttaactggggatgtgcgcatgcatgtgaataattgtacttgccttttcagcagattcgttcaatgtgaattgtcaatgagtaaagaaaagacattttgcacatacaattttatttttttttttttttggtatcatTAACCTGCTTTGTTTCATCGATGTCTGTTCCAATAAATTTGACACAATTTTAAGGGAGATTTTAACGGTTCCCATGTTTAACGGTTTTTAATTTCCCATGTTagcgtgggacattggtttgaatgggaactggcgattacacttgtcaagGGCAGTAAATCGTAAGTGGAACTCTGGATTTGAACCCGGGTCACTTAGAGATATAACAGTGTGACTTACCACTGAACGAGCATCCAAGCTCTAATTAGTGgatcattttgttcattttcaatggtaggAGAAAGTTACTCAGTCTATCATGATTAATTAAGtcattcattataaaaaaaaataaaaaaaagaaagtatattATTGACAAACATCAAcctatgatgctttagtgttgtatatatatataaaaaaagttccacttgcgatttactgtaatcgccagttcccattcaaaccaatgacCCACATCAACATGGGAAGccagatgttaccctgtgaaactgttcaaatcgctcttaaactgtgtaaaattcattagaacagacattgATGAAACAACTCTgtttaataatgataccaacattttttataatgAGCAAAACATCTTTTCTTTACTCATTGACAATTCACACTGAAGGAATCTGCTGAAAAgtcaagtaaaattattcacatgcacgcgCACATCCCCAATTAACATGATCCCCAGTTGATTCATAACACCGGAACTGGAACAAGAGAAAAAATATGTccgtttctgctcagaacgaaccaaaatggaGTTTTCTGGTAAAAATTGAGCTGTGAGGAACTAGTAGTCTCTTGTAGTAGATAGCATAACTGTTTACCTTCCATTTCTTTTGGGTTTGGAGATTCAGATGACATAATGACAATTGTGGGAATCATATCATCTCCAGCCTCCGGCTTTGGCTCCAGTGTGGTGATCCTCTTTAAGACAGGTGGCCTTGTCTTGTGGGCTCTTGCAAGAACACTTAGTAGAATATCAGACTCAGTCCTCTGGTctgattcattattttcctcctCGTCTTTCAATTCTGAAGAACCTTGTTCCAGTTCTGGTAGAGTGACCAGCCCAGCAACATATTTACTTGTTGGTTGAAAACTTGACCCTGTACCTGGCTGAACTGGTTCAACATCTGCTTTCTCATGATGTTTAGAGTCAACATTCAATCCAACATCTCCACTGTGCATTAAATCCCCCTCGTATGTgattgaaatgtggtctttgctTAGTTCTGCTAAAGCTTGGCTTGTAATGTGGATGTCTTTTTGTGAGTTCAGATCATTTGATGGCTtggtgttatttttttctttatcttcATGGGCATCAAGATCCCTCTGCATAGCTTTACCACTGACACGTGGTTCTGGCGTCCTGTGTGGTGGTGACATTTCGAAATCTTCCACCCTACTTGCATCAGCTGTTCTTTCATTCTGTAAGAACAGATCATCTTGGGTTTTGGATGTTTTCTTCTTTCCCATCTCAAATGGGTGGTCATCTTTGAAATCATTTGAATCATCTTTTCCCTGCAGAGTGCcagacagaaatttcatttcatTCTCCCATTTTAATGACCTGATTTGGGGTGCTACTTCAACATTGGAATGCTTATTGATTTGTTCCTCACCAGCTACATTCTCAACTTGATTTGTATCTGTCTCGGCAAGTATAGCAGTGCTTACATTTTTCTCCACACATCCATTCCTGTCTAAACTTGTCTCGTAATTCAGAATAGCTCTGGAGACCTCACTTTCCCTATAATAGTAATTAGTAGAGTTTAAGGGGCTTGGTTTATCAGTTTCAGGCTCTCTAAACATAAACTGAATTGAACTTTGCTGATATCTGGCTGTGCTGTCTTAGAAATCATTGGCTGACTCACTAACTTCTTCTAAACCTTCATGATCTGAGTGTCTAGAAAATTCTGGTCTATCATTGGACTCAAATAGGGAACCCTGTGATAGATTCTGAAACTCAGTTGATGAACTTTCTAAGGAAACAACTTGGTTCAAGTATGTAGGCTCAGCCTGAGGACTTTTCTTAGATACGATCTGAAATTCTGTTTGATCCATAAACTTTAATTGGGACTCCGTATTCATCTTAAAATGACCTGATAAATCCTGCTTCACCAGAGTCTCTGCATTTTCAACATTTACCTCTCTCAGTTTAGGTCCAACACTGCTTTCAACCGGTGCCGGTTTAATTGTATTTGGTTCTAGTGAGAGATTCACCCAGTTTTCTTCAAATGACTGGTCTTTCCATAATGCAGGAGGGAGTGAAACCTTTCTCCTCCGCTCGGAATTTGTTGCTTGTTTTGCAGCACCACTTTCAGTTTTAGTCTCAAGTTGCACTTGAACTGTACTTGGCGAAACAGTTTTGTCACCAGATACTTCTTTGTGTTGTGTTTCTGTTGAATTGTTTCTGGGGTCAGTGCCATTGAGGGCAAGTTTGCCATTATTTGCAGCTCTTTGTTTTTCTGAGGAGCCTTTACCAGCCAGACTTAGAGCAGATAATGTCTCTGTAAATACATTGGAGACAATTTGTACTGTTAAAATATGACCACAACATCACTAAACATCAACATCACAGCATGGCACCAACAATGGCAAAGTCattggtttgattcccagggaaacACACATACTGGCAACATCTATACCACGAATGCATTAAaagttcatccatccatcttctatagccgcttgtcctatgtagggtcgcggatagtgctggagcctatcccagctgtctcaggccgaagacagggaaacaccctggacaggtccatcacagggctaacagacacacacatacacacattcactctcacCTACAGGCAATTTACAGTTTCCAATTCATTTGACTTGCATGACCAGAGAACCTGGAGAAAACCCATgcaaacacggggagaacataCAAACGAAGGCCCTAAACTCAATGTTTAGTTTCTTAATGTCATCATTTAACATAATATATACCAATGTAAAGTGTTTGTGGATGCCAGGCATAAACGTAGAGAAATCAATGCTTTTTCAAACGTTTTCGTGTGGATGTGGCATTAACCATACAACTGTTCTGAAACATAAATTAATCTCTAATAACATTgctcaattattattttatattaaatataaaaaaaagttaaaccatGTCATTCAAACTCACCATCATCCATAAAGTCCTCGTCAGTATATTGATGATAAGtctgttaaaaacaaaacaataaagttCCAGGCTTGCATTGAAAATTTAGTTTTCTTTCTAAATGTTCACAGAATAAAGTGTGACAAACCTCTTTGCTAAGGACTGGGTGAATTAATCTAGGGTTAGCTGAGGGACTACAATGcaaaatatgaaaacatataGCATATTAATGTGCGCAGTATTTCAGGTAAAACAAGTGAATATAAAGCATGCATTGTCTATAAGGTTTAATTTGTTACTTGAAAAGTATATACCGTATACATTGAAAACCTTCCTATACTTATGCAAATTATATCTGGCTAGCAGTGGCTATAAAATAAATGCCTTTACTTTGGAGTTGTGCTGCGCTCCTTCTTTTCACCATCTTTGTTCTCCTCTAGTATATCTTTCAGGAAAGGGTTGGGTTTATGGGCTAGGTTTAAATAGAGAGAGCAAATACAATTACACTAAAAAATATTGCAGCTATTAGATTCCCTTGGCTAACAAAAATGCAGAGGCAAAGTAGAACATATTCTAAAGTTGTCTATAAAATGAGTTTTACAGTTTGCCAAGGGCAATGCAGGACATGGCTAGGGTGAGAACAATTTGAAATGACTTTACAGGTGTGGTGTGTGCTCAAAGATAAAATTCTTCTTAACAGCATGATCTCGACAATGAGAGCATGCATTGCCACTTACCTGCTGTTTTCTTCCATCTCATGGAGGACCTCACTACTGCTGTGACGTCCGTCTGCTGCCCGTATCGCTTGACCCTGAGCTCTTCAAACCACTCACCTGTCAAGGTCTTCAGCTGCTTAAGGTCAGGGACTGACTGCCTCAGTTTCCTGGTATGATATAACAAGCACAGGCAGGGTTCTTTTTCTGATACTACAGGCAGAATGCATGGTTAAGAACGCTATGCACAACGTTGGCCAAAGACATTGGGAAGGagcattctttattattactatctTCCATgctttagaataatagtaaagtaattacaattattaaataacacaaatggaactaTTGGAATTATgtagttttcaaaaaaaaaaaaaaaaaaaagctcaaagcAAAAAATACTGTTACATtgtagcttcttcaaagtatCCACCCTCTGCCTAgcttacagctctgcacactctgggcattctctcaaccaacttcataagGTGTCACCTGAGATGGTTTTTAACCAGTATGGACTCATccactttaaaaatgtacttaaaatgttCATATGCAAAATTATATTTGCCTACAAAACAAGCATTAAAACATTCGACTTTTTAGATAAagggaaacataaattcagtcaagtgtgtccaaacttttgactggttgtgtaTAAGCATACTTAGGCATGCATACTCGTACAATGCAGTTCTGAAATGTTTTGCCGTGTAAATCAAACACTCATATCTTACCTGACCCGTCCACTCTCGAGTCGTTTTAAATCCTCATCTCTCAGAAGCACTTGACGGATAGCTGCCTCTTCCTCGGCAGACAGAAAGCTCAAGTCAATCAACTCTGATGCACTTTTAGATTGTTTCATCCTCTCCAAAACAACCGCTCCTCTTTCTCCGCAAGGTAAACTACTCCTTTTACTTCTAATTAAGATGTGTCTATCCAATTCCAGTCCTTATGAATCTGAAGGCATGCACAAGCAATCTCAACTCCCTCGGAGGTGTTGAACTGGTTGCGCTTGATTGAGGAAGAGAGTTGTTGCACTTTCAGCGTGTTTAAACACCACAAGGCTCACAGTCAATCACATTCACAcggtaaaacaacaacaacaacaacaaaggcaCGAAGTAACGTCATCTGTCTACACTGAGTTTGGAAAAAGATTACGGAGTCGGTTAATGTTTCCTTAACACCCAATGTCCTTCAGGAGTAACCTACTTTCTttaacttgaacaaaacaaaatattaattattataattattcatgcATTTGTAAGTAGGCAAATTTACTGCtatatcattaaatatatttttgataataataataattataaaataataatatatttaataatagaagtttatttgcatatcctactattataattattactattattaataataaataaataaattacaattcttaaaatataaatataaaaaatatttaataataatcagTTAATAagcatattttattgttattgttgataaataataatacaattgtaCTGTAAGTAGGCAAATTGACTGCTTTCTTATCaagcataatttaataataataattaaatatgcaaattgacatatattattaaatccagtatatttttttctacatAGATTATAGATTCCACTAAAGAGAAACTACTCTCTGTAAAAGTcaccaaattaataaaaaattgtgcATTGCCAATTTGCCAAGCATTTATGCCAATAAATGGATTCTTGACTTTAtgattcaaaaataaaattaaaagtttttcttatttatttatttatttttttccccatgaaGAAACATAATACCAAGGTTGTGTTGAGAGACAAACCAAATTCATGTTCCAACATTAAATTTCTGCAGTGAGTTTATTTACAGTTATGTGTGAAATGAAAGAGTAAATGAGAGGAAGTAGAAGGGGAAGAAACCATTCGACGTCAAGAAACAAGATGACGAGATTGTATAATTTTTCTTCTGATGATTACACTACTGGTTTCCTGTTAATTTGTGAGACTGTATGAATTTGCACTGTTGTTATTTTGGggcctttttttaattattttttattttttatttttattttttgtaaagacAAGACTTCAATTTCTGAggcccaatttttttttataggtgTATATTCGCGATTGACTTTGGTGTGTTGCTTAAAGCACAAAGGTTGATCTACATCGCACCCTTTAGGTAAATCTTTCGCAATAATTTGCAGTCATTTCCTCGAACGATAGCACACATGTAATGAGTTTCAAGAAGCTGAAACGCCGCACTTTTCCTGATTGAAATAGGTCGAGTGTAGGAAACATCAGTAAAACATTTCACCCAAATACCAGAAGGTGGCGTTCATTTCCAAAaattgatagatggatggatggatagatacatagatagacaaacagacagatagatagattgacgttggatcataatttctttttttctagtaagacctttgatatttgggcaaaaatcgtattcttgatcatatttttttttattattgttttcctgcaaaaatatctaaaaatccttaaaacaagatcagttagatttatcttgttttagaaacaacactgcataagatatttaggtttttcagagaatgtatttttaacgtgtattttggcagagtttttatagtcaaaacaagtgaaaaaatctaccagtgctgaagaagtaattcaaagtgtttagaatacgttactgaccttgagtaatctaacagaatacgttacaaattacattttacagcatgtattctgtaatctgtagtggaatacatttcaaaagtatccctcccaaccctgtgtatatatatatatatatatatatatatatatatatatatatatatatatatatatatatatatatattttccccttttctccataacttggaatgcccaattcccaatgcgctctaaatcctcgtgatGGATTATTgaccctcaatccgggtggtggaggccgaatcccagttgcctccacgtctgagaccgtcaatccgcgcatcttatcatgtggcttgttgagcgttaccgcggaaacatagcgcgtgtggaggcttcatgctattctctgcggcatccacgcacaactcaccacatgccccacagagagcgagaaccactttatagtgaccaggaggaggttaccccatgtgactctaccctccctagcagccgggccaatttggttgcttaggagacctggctggagtcactcagcacaccctggattcgaagatcagccacaacattaaaaccacctgcctaatgttgtgtaggtcccccttatgccgccaaaacagcgccaacgcacatctcagaatagcattctgagatgttattcttctcaccacaattgtacagagcagttatctgagttaccatagactttgtcagttcgaaccagtcttgccattctctgttgtcctctctcatcaacaaggtgtttccgtccacagaactgccactcactggatgcacctccatttttttAGCACGAGAACGCGTTTGTTCTgaatagtgatgggaagtccaattctcttccgcgaaccggttctttcggatggtttgtttcaatgaaccggttaaaaaaaaaaaagattcaccaGTTAATTTACGTCTTCGCTTAATGACGTCACTATACATAATAGTAATACGCTGGCGTCGTAGAATACACGTACAAACActttcaataaagccatatgtaggcgcatattacattttatttaattaagttataataataagtgtgtttattgtcatcagcgtttcattcagtgatcttacaacaatcctacattaaagttttgcacctaaagcacccaatacaaaACACTGATTTACAAACGCAgatgttctacacatgtctaAAGCATAAAAAGTGGTTAAAGTAGTCTTATTCAACTCGCCCTTTTTTACAGAatccatgatccagctcatcacaacttcagatataatctgcatgcacaaaactcaatagtaaaatttgtttacatctctcgactgaaacgttttGCCTCCTCATTCAAGTCTTCGGTTcatgcatgctcatcagctgctcactgatcagcagttctgtaGTATtatgatcacattttttcccccattctgatggttgatgtgaacatgaactgaagctcctgacttgtATCCACATGATTttttgcactgcagccacacgattggctgattagataactgcatgaataagtaggtgttctggtgttcctaataaagtgctcagagattgtgtacatatacagtatatatataaatatatacacactggcggccaaaagtttggaataatgtacagattttgctgtttcggaaggaaactggtactttaattcaccaaagtggcattcagctgatcacaaagtatagtcaggacattactgatgtaaaaaacatcatcactatttgaataaagtaatttttgatcaaatctagacaggccccatttccagcagccatcactccaacaccttatccttgagtaatcatgctaaattgctaaactggtactagaaaatcacttgctatcatatcaaacacagttgaaagctatttggttctttaaatgaagtttaacattgtctttgtgtttgtttttgagttgccacagtatgcaatagactggcatgtcttaaggtcaatattaggtcaaaaatggtaaaaaaagaaacagctttctctagaaactcgtcagtcaatcattgttttgaggaatgaaggctatacaatgcttgaaattgccaaaaaactgaagatttcatacaaaggtgtacactacagtcttcaaagacaaaggacaactggctctaacaaggacagaaagagatgtggaaggccagatgtacaactaaacaagataagtacatcagagtctctagtttgagaaatagacgcctcacatgtcctcagctgacagcttcattgaattctacccgctcaacaccagtttcatgtacaacagtaaagagaagactcaggggtgcaggccttatgggaagaattgcaaagaaaaagccacttttgaaacagaaaaacaaaaagaaaaggttatagtgggcaaagacacacagacattggacaacagataattggaaaagagtgttatggatcttaaccccattgagcttttgtgggatcagctagactgttaggtgtgtgagaagtgcccgacaagacagccacatctatggcaagtgctacaggaagcgtggggtgaaatgtcacctgagtatctggacaaactgacagctagaatgccaaggatctgcaaagatgtaATTGCTGAATGtggtggattttttgatgagaactctttgaagtagtttaagaagttctgaaattgcaatagtaatttttcatattattgatgtcctgactatacattgtgatcagttgaatgccactttagtgaataaaagtaccaatttctttccataagagcaaaatctgtacattattccaaacttttggccgacagtgtgtgtgtgtatatatatatatatatatatatatatatatatatatat contains:
- the LOC127455428 gene encoding synaptotagmin-like protein 2 isoform X2, which gives rise to MKQSKSASELIDLSFLSAEEEAAIRQVLLRDEDLKRLESGRVRKLRQSVPDLKQLKTLTGEWFEELRVKRYGQQTDVTAVVRSSMRWKKTAAHKPNPFLKDILEENKDGEKKERSTTPNPSANPRLIHPVLSKETYHQYTDEDFMDDETLSALSLAGKGSSEKQRAANNGKLALNGTDPRNNSTETQHKEVSGDKTVSPSTVQVQLETKTESGAAKQATNSERRRKVSLPPALWKDQSFEENWVNLSLEPNTIKPAPVESSVGPKLREGKDDSNDFKDDHPFEMGKKKTSKTQDDLFLQNERTADASRVEDFEMSPPHRTPEPRVSGKAMQRDLDAHEDKEKNNTKPSNDLNSQKDIHITSQALAELSKDHISITYEGDLMHSGDVGLNVDSKHHEKADVEPVQPGTGSSFQPTSKYVAGLVTLPELEQGSSELKDEEENNESDQRTESDILLSVLARAHKTRPPVLKRITTLEPKPEAGDDMIPTIVIMSSESPNPKEMEGNKHPTSFLDTSVEASTTPSYTADAWEDEGVDSDDDTYGSELSSRKGYSATALSLTDRTGSLLSVYSDAGDFGDVEVQGSVEFAMMYSPVGELIIMIEQCQDLAIAIPRKQRTDPYVKTYLYPDKSHRSKRKTSIKKRTVNPVYVESLRYKVKREELPEKTLNLSVWHNDSRGRNMFLGQVEISLKTWDWGHEALSWYNLQPKVDRKTILGRFMSGCERQKNYVA
- the LOC127455428 gene encoding synaptotagmin-like protein 2 isoform X1, encoding MKQSKSASELIDLSFLSAEEEAAIRQVLLRDEDLKRLESGRVRKLRQSVPDLKQLKTLTGEWFEELRVKRYGQQTDVTAVVRSSMRWKKTAAHKPNPFLKDILEENKDGEKKERSTTPNPSANPRLIHPVLSKETYHQYTDEDFMDDETLSALSLAGKGSSEKQRAANNGKLALNGTDPRNNSTETQHKEVSGDKTVSPSTVQVQLETKTESGAAKQATNSERRRKVSLPPALWKDQSFEENWVNLSLEPNTIKPAPVESSVGPKLREGKDDSNDFKDDHPFEMGKKKTSKTQDDLFLQNERTADASRVEDFEMSPPHRTPEPRVSGKAMQRDLDAHEDKEKNNTKPSNDLNSQKDIHITSQALAELSKDHISITYEGDLMHSGDVGLNVDSKHHEKADVEPVQPGTGSSFQPTSKYVAGLVTLPELEQGSSELKDEEENNESDQRTESDILLSVLARAHKTRPPVLKRITTLEPKPEAGDDMIPTIVIMSSESPNPKEMEGNKHPTSFLDTSVEASTTPSYTADAWEDEGVDSDDDTYGSELSSRKGYSATALSLTDRTGSLLSVYSDAGDFGDVEVQGSVEFAMMYSPVGELIIMIEQCQDLAIAIPRKQRTDPYVKTYLYPDKSHRSKRKTSIKKRTVNPVYVESLRYKVKREELPEKTLNLSVWHNDSRGRNMFLGQVEISLKTWDWGHEALSWYNLQPKTAENQESQESHGSLSVSLKYVPYETTGGSKNNTGEIHVWLREAKELRRLKPQGVDSFVKCFILPDSRKKSRQKTRVVKKTQDPVYNHTMVYDGFKAGEVSETCCELTVWDHNALSNQFLGGLRLSLGTGQSYGKKVDWMDSMNEEVEIWKRMLANPNRWVEAELPLRSSMTSRK